A genomic window from Synechococcus sp. CBW1107 includes:
- a CDS encoding IS256 family transposase: MTLTHSGASELSQLMEGTTAGALIPEIVRRGFQDLLEAEVSALTGAQLHERCPDQRSTHRNGYRERLLTTQVGDLSLAIPRLRQGSFFPSWLEPRRRVDKALYAVVMEAYTGGISTRKVDALVEALGGASGISKSEVSRICQGLDEQVKAFLGRPLDHARFPYVYLDATYLHGRLGRNMQVVSRAVVVAIGINALGYREVLGIAVGDSEAEGFWRQFLGSLKERGLDGTRLVISDAHLGLTAAIKRMFQGSSWQRCRVHFLRNLLSHVPKAGQDMVAAAMKAVFVIQAPDQVRAHWQRVTEMLRKQFPGAVPVMEAARDDVLAFLHFPQEHWRKVWSTNPLERLNKEIKRRTNVVGIFPNDPAIVRLVGSQLLEQQEEWQLERRRFFSEATMAKIPEPEEPLELTDADPNAQPAATIS, encoded by the coding sequence ATGACCCTCACCCATAGTGGCGCCTCCGAGCTGAGCCAGCTCATGGAGGGCACCACCGCTGGCGCCCTGATCCCAGAGATCGTGCGCCGGGGTTTCCAGGACCTGCTGGAAGCCGAGGTTTCTGCCCTCACGGGCGCTCAACTCCATGAGCGCTGCCCCGATCAGCGCTCCACCCATCGCAACGGCTACCGGGAGCGGCTGCTCACCACCCAGGTGGGCGACCTCAGCCTGGCCATTCCCAGGTTGCGGCAGGGCAGCTTCTTTCCCAGCTGGCTGGAGCCACGCCGCCGGGTGGACAAGGCGCTCTACGCCGTGGTGATGGAGGCCTACACCGGCGGGATCTCCACCCGCAAGGTCGACGCCCTGGTGGAGGCGCTGGGCGGGGCCAGCGGCATCTCCAAATCGGAGGTGAGCCGCATCTGCCAGGGGCTCGATGAGCAGGTGAAAGCCTTTCTGGGCCGGCCGCTTGACCATGCCCGCTTTCCCTACGTCTACCTCGACGCCACCTACCTCCACGGCCGCCTGGGCCGAAATATGCAGGTGGTGTCGCGGGCGGTGGTGGTGGCGATCGGCATCAATGCCCTCGGCTACCGCGAAGTTCTCGGCATTGCCGTGGGCGACAGCGAGGCGGAGGGCTTCTGGCGTCAGTTCCTGGGCTCACTCAAGGAGCGTGGCCTCGACGGCACCCGCCTGGTGATCTCGGATGCCCACCTGGGCCTGACGGCAGCGATCAAGCGGATGTTCCAGGGCAGTAGCTGGCAGAGGTGCCGGGTGCACTTCCTGCGCAACCTGCTGAGCCATGTGCCCAAGGCCGGCCAGGACATGGTGGCCGCTGCCATGAAAGCGGTGTTCGTGATCCAGGCTCCAGATCAGGTGCGCGCCCACTGGCAGCGGGTCACCGAGATGCTGCGCAAGCAGTTCCCCGGCGCCGTGCCCGTGATGGAAGCCGCCCGGGACGACGTGCTGGCCTTCCTGCACTTCCCCCAGGAGCACTGGCGCAAGGTCTGGAGCACCAACCCGCTCGAGCGCCTCAACAAGGAGATCAAACGCCGCACCAACGTGGTCGGCATCTTCCCCAATGATCCAGCGATCGTGCGCCTGGTGGGCAGCCAGCTGCTGGAGCAGCAGGAGGAATGGCAGCTGGAGCGTCGCCGCTTCTTCTCTGAGGCCACCATGGCCAAGATCCCAGAGCCAGAAGAGCCCTTGGAGCTCACCGATGCAGATCCGAACGCCCAGCCGGCTGCAACCATCAGCTGA
- a CDS encoding IS3 family transposase, producing MIPPEDRSQLMELFREGLKEGASATAIADLIGICSRTLRRWGIAFQTHGFSQDRRKGSPRNVAHRFTPEERQRLIHIVNDPRFADLTPAQIVAILAEERIYVGSESTIYRIMRQEGLLNHRGRTRLPREPREVPVLEATGIHQVLAWDITLLPGPVKGQFYYLYMVMDVWSRRILGAEVHEHECSELASAFFDRVCRDEGISKETAAVLHSDNGAPMRSFTLAAKMAELGVSLSFSRPRVSNDNAYAESWFRTMKYHQSYPLRRFRDLLSVKAWVDGFVEWYNAEHRHSGIKYVTPNQRHYGQADAICAIRQQTYEEARQRHPQRWSRPPRNWLQPQVVSINHPRPQKPVAA from the coding sequence ATGATCCCGCCAGAGGATAGAAGCCAGCTGATGGAATTGTTCCGAGAAGGTCTCAAAGAAGGGGCTTCTGCCACGGCGATTGCAGATCTGATCGGTATCTGCTCACGCACGCTACGGCGCTGGGGCATTGCGTTCCAGACACATGGATTCAGCCAGGATCGCCGCAAAGGCTCTCCACGGAATGTGGCGCACCGATTCACACCAGAAGAGCGGCAGCGCTTAATTCACATCGTCAATGATCCGCGATTCGCGGACCTCACTCCCGCCCAGATCGTGGCCATCCTTGCCGAGGAGCGAATCTATGTGGGTTCAGAGTCCACGATTTACCGCATCATGCGGCAAGAGGGTCTGCTGAACCACCGTGGCAGAACCCGCCTGCCGCGTGAGCCCAGGGAGGTTCCGGTGTTGGAAGCAACGGGCATCCATCAAGTACTGGCCTGGGATATCACCCTCCTCCCCGGCCCCGTGAAGGGGCAGTTCTATTACCTCTACATGGTGATGGATGTATGGAGCCGGCGCATCCTCGGCGCAGAGGTGCATGAGCATGAATGTAGCGAGTTGGCCAGCGCATTCTTTGATCGTGTCTGCCGCGATGAAGGGATCAGCAAGGAGACTGCTGCGGTCCTGCACTCGGACAATGGCGCCCCCATGCGCTCATTCACTCTGGCGGCCAAGATGGCGGAGCTGGGGGTGTCGCTTTCGTTCTCAAGGCCACGCGTCAGCAATGACAACGCCTATGCCGAGTCGTGGTTCCGCACGATGAAATACCACCAGAGTTATCCGCTCAGGCGATTCCGGGATCTGCTTTCGGTGAAAGCCTGGGTGGATGGCTTTGTCGAGTGGTACAACGCTGAGCACCGGCACAGCGGCATCAAGTACGTGACGCCCAATCAGCGCCATTACGGCCAGGCTGACGCGATCTGCGCCATCCGCCAACAGACCTATGAGGAAGCTCGGCAGAGGCATCCTCAGCGCTGGAGCCGGCCACCCCGCAACTGGTTACAGCCACAGGTTGTGAGCATCAACCATCCCCGACCGCAGAAACCTGTGGCTGCTTGA
- a CDS encoding IS5 family transposase — protein sequence MRGQQERSGSLFSYVSIEERIPASHPLRRIRKLADQALDRLNPTFCRLYASEGRPSVPPEQLLLASLLQAFYGIRSERLLLEQLHYNLLFRWFVGLSPDDAIWHPTTFTKNRDRLLTDDVMGLFLEKLMGAPEVQPLLSDEHFSVDGTLLQAWASHASLERIDGQEDPPPPPTGPGEGFGAPKEGKKRAKGDFRGIKLSNETHRSSTDPEARLARKSNAHPAQLSYRGHVLMDNRHDLIVDCRVTQATGTGERDAAKEMAADLAGAHQKTVGADKNYDTKGFVAEMRRIGVTPHVAQNTARSGGSAIDGRTTRHVGYAKSINARRGIEKVFGWIKAFGGLRQFKLRGTEKVGAVFGLHVIAYNLIRLGNLLKPAMEMA from the coding sequence ATGCGAGGTCAGCAGGAGCGCAGCGGCTCCTTGTTCTCCTACGTCTCGATCGAGGAGCGGATCCCGGCCAGCCATCCGCTGAGGCGGATCAGGAAGCTGGCGGATCAGGCCCTCGATCGACTCAACCCCACCTTCTGCAGGTTGTATGCCTCAGAAGGTCGTCCATCGGTGCCGCCGGAGCAACTGCTGCTGGCCTCGTTGTTGCAGGCGTTCTACGGGATTCGCTCCGAGAGGCTGCTGCTGGAGCAGCTCCACTACAACCTGCTGTTCCGCTGGTTTGTGGGCTTGAGCCCTGACGATGCGATCTGGCATCCGACCACATTCACCAAGAATCGTGATCGGCTCCTCACTGACGACGTCATGGGGCTGTTCCTGGAGAAGCTGATGGGAGCTCCCGAGGTCCAACCGCTGCTCAGTGACGAGCACTTCTCCGTGGACGGCACGTTGCTCCAGGCCTGGGCGTCACACGCTTCCTTGGAGCGGATTGATGGCCAGGAGGATCCTCCGCCTCCGCCCACAGGGCCTGGCGAAGGATTCGGTGCTCCCAAAGAGGGCAAGAAGCGCGCCAAAGGAGACTTTCGCGGCATCAAGCTCAGCAACGAGACCCACCGCTCCAGCACCGATCCTGAGGCACGGCTGGCCCGGAAATCGAATGCCCATCCAGCGCAGCTGAGCTATCGAGGCCATGTGCTCATGGACAACCGCCACGACCTGATCGTCGATTGCCGCGTCACACAGGCCACGGGAACCGGTGAGCGGGATGCCGCCAAGGAGATGGCAGCAGACCTCGCCGGTGCCCACCAGAAGACCGTCGGCGCCGACAAGAACTACGACACCAAAGGGTTTGTCGCTGAGATGCGGCGGATCGGTGTCACGCCCCACGTGGCCCAGAACACTGCCCGCAGCGGTGGCTCAGCCATTGATGGCCGCACCACCCGTCACGTGGGCTACGCCAAATCGATCAATGCCCGCCGTGGGATCGAAAAGGTGTTTGGTTGGATCAAGGCATTTGGCGGGCTGCGCCAGTTCAAACTGCGCGGTACCGAGAAGGTCGGCGCCGTGTTTGGCCTGCACGTGATCGCCTACAACCTGATCCGCCTGGGCAACCTGCTCAAGCCCGCGATGGAGATGGCATGA
- a CDS encoding aldolase/citrate lyase family protein, which yields MNLTEKKLSKLVRRISERGHLKSIKAEFEAEGTRSDELLRLLDVTRNCNVPLTLKIGGCEAVKDLYEARQFGARYIVAPMIESEYALKKFCDTIQKVYPPEEAAEVDFLFNVETIRAFRFFEEIVKVAIESPVIAGVVFGRTDFSGSLGMKGDVQNEKVTECIEAVARRLLETDLDLVVGGAISIASLPELHRIAQHRLTRFETRKVVFDGARLPDENLAESLLDAVHFEILWLINKSDYYGVLHQEDKARIAQLEQRWNVLQREIVL from the coding sequence ATGAATCTCACTGAAAAGAAACTCTCCAAGCTCGTGCGCCGCATTAGCGAGCGGGGCCACCTCAAGAGCATCAAGGCAGAATTCGAGGCAGAGGGCACTCGCAGCGATGAACTGCTGCGCCTACTCGATGTAACACGCAACTGCAATGTGCCGCTGACTCTCAAGATCGGCGGATGCGAGGCGGTCAAGGATCTCTACGAAGCCCGTCAGTTCGGGGCGCGTTACATCGTGGCGCCAATGATCGAGTCGGAGTACGCCCTCAAGAAGTTCTGCGACACGATCCAGAAGGTCTACCCGCCTGAGGAGGCGGCTGAGGTCGACTTCCTGTTTAACGTCGAGACGATTCGGGCCTTCAGGTTCTTCGAAGAGATCGTCAAGGTAGCGATCGAGAGCCCGGTTATCGCCGGCGTGGTTTTCGGCCGCACCGATTTCTCGGGCTCGCTGGGTATGAAGGGCGACGTTCAGAACGAGAAGGTGACCGAATGCATCGAGGCAGTCGCCCGCAGATTGCTGGAGACCGATCTTGATCTAGTGGTGGGCGGTGCCATCTCAATCGCCTCACTGCCGGAACTACATCGCATCGCTCAGCACCGGCTCACGCGCTTCGAGACGAGGAAGGTGGTGTTCGACGGTGCCCGGCTGCCCGATGAGAACCTCGCTGAATCACTGCTCGATGCCGTGCACTTCGAGATCCTCTGGCTGATCAACAAGAGTGATTACTACGGCGTGCTGCACCAGGAGGACAAAGCCCGAATCGCCCAACTGGAACAGCGTTGGAACGTTCTGCAGCGCGAGATCGTTCTCTGA
- a CDS encoding transposase, translating to MKPTYDTAVRDQVRQRMSPPNRESVAEIARSTGITTQTLYNWRSQWQKQGQLVPATTKPPEQWSALDKLAAVIQAAGLSGPDLGAFCRERGLYPKQLARWRQAAEDANGPSAPSMADQRELQRKNQELIRQNRRLQRELEKKEKALSEAATLLMLSKKLDQLWPRDEEQ from the coding sequence ATGAAACCGACCTATGACACCGCTGTGCGGGACCAAGTCCGCCAGCGCATGAGCCCGCCAAACCGGGAGAGCGTGGCCGAGATCGCCCGCTCCACCGGGATCACGACCCAGACCCTCTACAACTGGCGCAGCCAGTGGCAGAAGCAGGGTCAGCTCGTGCCAGCCACCACCAAGCCGCCGGAGCAGTGGAGCGCTCTCGACAAGCTGGCCGCTGTGATCCAGGCGGCCGGCCTGAGTGGCCCTGATCTCGGGGCCTTCTGCCGTGAGCGGGGCCTCTACCCCAAACAGCTTGCCCGCTGGCGGCAGGCCGCCGAGGATGCCAATGGCCCCAGCGCTCCGAGCATGGCTGATCAGCGAGAACTTCAGCGTAAGAATCAGGAGCTGATTCGCCAGAATCGCCGCTTACAACGCGAATTGGAGAAGAAGGAGAAGGCTCTCTCGGAGGCGGCAACACTGCTGATGCTCTCAAAAAAGCTCGATCAGCTGTGGCCACGGGACGAGGAACAATGA
- a CDS encoding glycosyltransferase family 2 protein: MTGKSCFLMPTFNSAETLSETLASLLATSRTEASRAVDLVILDGGSTDLTHSLCRHYSHQRPNLYFHSLPGTHPGERLNHFFDTASYGYAMICHADDIYDADARIEVLGEMVGLGHWVRGSMHGFFQNPLDTLLQQKRHPYTGHHSKYPTDPLSFRAEIPFWWSISLNTVCYDLCAISTSGIRYDWQSYTYAADYDFHQRLSQSGPCASSARITTITRHDSRSDGPTHAAELQHECRQIRKCIVDRIGLVAFLDDPSLSLFLDLEFCHGTIVSQHLPDVPWTSLREGLIRYYNAHELRPFANRVIAALETADTATLASD; this comes from the coding sequence ATGACGGGCAAGAGCTGCTTCCTGATGCCTACTTTCAATTCGGCTGAGACGTTGTCCGAAACCCTGGCCAGCCTCCTCGCCACCTCCCGCACGGAGGCCAGCCGCGCCGTGGATCTTGTGATCCTCGACGGCGGCTCCACCGATCTCACCCACTCCCTCTGCCGCCACTACAGCCACCAGCGCCCCAACCTGTACTTCCACTCACTGCCTGGCACCCATCCCGGCGAACGCCTCAATCACTTCTTCGACACCGCCTCCTACGGCTACGCAATGATCTGTCACGCCGACGACATCTATGACGCCGACGCCCGTATCGAAGTACTAGGGGAAATGGTGGGGTTGGGTCACTGGGTGCGTGGCTCGATGCACGGCTTCTTCCAGAACCCTCTCGATACCCTGCTCCAGCAGAAGCGTCACCCCTATACCGGCCATCACAGCAAATATCCCACCGATCCCCTCTCCTTCCGAGCGGAGATACCTTTTTGGTGGTCCATTTCACTGAACACAGTTTGCTACGACCTGTGCGCAATCTCCACTTCCGGGATCCGCTACGACTGGCAGAGTTATACCTATGCCGCTGATTATGACTTCCATCAGAGGCTGAGCCAGTCCGGGCCGTGCGCAAGTAGTGCCCGAATCACAACAATCACGCGCCACGACAGTCGCAGTGACGGACCCACTCACGCTGCCGAACTCCAACACGAATGCCGGCAGATCCGCAAGTGCATCGTCGATCGCATCGGGCTTGTGGCCTTTCTCGATGATCCTTCTCTTTCTCTCTTCCTCGATCTTGAGTTCTGCCACGGCACCATTGTCAGCCAGCATTTGCCCGATGTCCCTTGGACGTCCCTCCGCGAGGGCCTGATCCGCTATTACAATGCGCACGAACTCCGACCCTTCGCCAACCGCGTGATTGCGGCACTTGAAACGGCCGATACGGCTACTTTGGCGAGCGACTAA
- a CDS encoding IS5 family transposase codes for MKAHLKANGMAMKQGTIIDATIIAAPSSTKNEKRERDPEMHQTCKGKQWHFGMKVHIGVDSESGLIHSVETTAANVHDLTPAADLLNGEETVLYADAGYQGIEKRPDMQGRGIGFRVAMRPGKRRALPDTPEGRVDDLIETAKAHFRAKVEHPFRVIKRQFGFQKTRLRGMLKNRCKVNVLAGLSNLFMARHELLCKT; via the coding sequence GTGAAGGCCCACCTCAAGGCCAATGGCATGGCCATGAAGCAGGGCACAATCATCGATGCGACCATCATCGCGGCACCAAGCTCCACCAAGAATGAGAAGCGGGAGAGGGATCCTGAGATGCACCAGACCTGCAAGGGCAAGCAATGGCACTTTGGGATGAAGGTCCACATCGGGGTGGACAGCGAGAGCGGCCTCATCCACTCGGTGGAAACGACCGCCGCCAATGTTCATGACCTCACCCCCGCCGCTGATCTCCTGAACGGTGAAGAGACAGTGCTCTACGCAGATGCGGGATACCAGGGGATTGAGAAGCGGCCCGATATGCAGGGCAGAGGCATCGGCTTCCGCGTTGCCATGCGCCCAGGAAAGCGTCGCGCCTTACCAGATACACCCGAGGGACGTGTGGATGATCTGATTGAGACGGCAAAGGCTCACTTTCGAGCAAAGGTGGAGCATCCGTTCCGCGTGATCAAACGGCAGTTCGGCTTTCAAAAGACCCGGCTGCGGGGAATGCTCAAGAACCGTTGCAAGGTGAATGTGCTGGCCGGCCTCTCAAACCTATTCATGGCGCGCCATGAGTTGCTATGCAAGACATGA
- a CDS encoding transposase, with protein sequence MVVGLAPWWMGQTERTTFLTQGGWSDHREPGWLEIDLVAHCGGRMQGPFLWTLVATDIATGWSESLPILVRDGAVVLTALQLIRRQLPFPLRGIDADNDPVFMNSLMEAWCDRPGHQIVLTRSRAYQSNDQAWVEQKNGMLVRRVVGYQRLEGLEAAQVLGELYGALRLFTNLFQPSFKLKSSERDGGRIKRQHHPPRTPLQRLLAIGVLSEATAEHWRELQRRSDPVALLTTIRRCQGQLAVLASGEQGSALQASRTDRDLAAENRSLEVFLGGLQTLWQTNQPRRRKPKPRTGKRTRPDPFAADVERIEQWLQAEPQLQAKALLERLIRHNPDHYGARHLRTLQRRLRGYRLQWIENEMATLVADRPSGLEDAQSGEKPVLPGVN encoded by the coding sequence ATGGTCGTCGGTTTGGCCCCCTGGTGGATGGGTCAGACCGAGCGGACAACTTTCCTGACGCAGGGGGGCTGGAGCGATCACAGAGAGCCTGGCTGGCTGGAAATCGATCTGGTGGCCCACTGCGGCGGCCGCATGCAGGGCCCGTTTCTGTGGACCCTGGTGGCCACGGATATCGCCACTGGCTGGAGTGAAAGCCTGCCGATCCTGGTGCGCGATGGCGCGGTGGTGCTGACGGCCCTGCAGCTGATCCGCCGGCAGCTGCCGTTTCCACTGCGGGGGATCGATGCCGACAACGACCCGGTGTTCATGAACAGCCTGATGGAGGCCTGGTGTGACCGGCCGGGCCACCAGATCGTGCTCACCCGATCCAGGGCGTACCAGAGCAACGACCAGGCCTGGGTGGAGCAGAAGAACGGGATGCTGGTGCGCCGGGTGGTGGGCTACCAGCGGCTGGAGGGCCTGGAGGCGGCCCAGGTGCTGGGGGAGCTCTACGGCGCTCTGCGGCTGTTCACCAACCTGTTCCAACCGTCGTTCAAGCTCAAAAGCAGTGAGCGCGACGGTGGCCGGATCAAGCGCCAGCACCACCCACCGCGAACGCCCTTGCAGCGGTTGCTGGCCATTGGCGTGCTGAGCGAGGCGACGGCCGAACACTGGCGGGAGCTGCAGCGCCGCAGTGACCCGGTGGCCCTGCTCACCACGATCCGACGCTGCCAGGGACAGCTGGCGGTGCTGGCCAGCGGTGAGCAGGGCTCTGCCTTGCAAGCCAGTCGAACGGACAGGGATCTGGCTGCGGAGAACCGATCGCTGGAGGTGTTCCTGGGCGGGCTGCAGACCCTCTGGCAGACCAACCAGCCCAGGCGGCGCAAGCCCAAGCCACGCACCGGCAAACGCACCAGGCCGGATCCCTTTGCAGCGGATGTGGAGCGGATTGAGCAATGGCTGCAGGCCGAGCCCCAGCTCCAGGCCAAAGCGCTGCTGGAGCGGCTGATCCGCCACAACCCGGACCACTACGGAGCACGCCACCTGCGCACCCTGCAGCGGCGCCTGCGCGGTTACCGGCTGCAATGGATCGAAAACGAGATGGCCACTCTGGTGGCGGACAGGCCCTCAGGCTTGGAGGATGCCCAAAGCGGTGAGAAGCCAGTGTTACCAGGCGTCAATTGA
- the istB gene encoding IS21-like element helper ATPase IstB, with the protein MSPTNPRNRSTAAIPPVPTEELEAMLTRLRLPAIRDRLDALLEEAARREMNLREALAWLCAAEVARKDQLRMEMALRLARFPYVRTLEAFDFEAQPSIDPAQIRELATCRWVANGDTLLLLGPPGVGKTHLAVALGREAVRLGHSVQYVGAMELISALAKAQAQHALEGRLTQYAKTRLLIIDELGYLPLEPNAAYLFFQLISRCYQRGSVLITSNRPVMEWGEVFGDQVVATAILDRLLHHSHVLTIRGDSYRLREKRRSGLIRPQAGGSSSPDSAGLRPPPPGEKA; encoded by the coding sequence ATGAGTCCCACCAACCCACGCAACCGATCCACAGCGGCGATACCACCGGTACCGACCGAGGAGCTGGAGGCAATGCTCACCCGCCTACGGCTCCCAGCAATCCGCGACCGCCTCGATGCGCTGCTGGAGGAAGCGGCAAGGCGGGAGATGAACCTGCGCGAGGCCCTGGCCTGGCTGTGCGCGGCCGAGGTGGCACGCAAAGACCAGCTGCGGATGGAGATGGCGCTGCGGCTGGCGCGCTTCCCCTATGTGCGCACGCTGGAAGCGTTCGATTTCGAGGCCCAGCCGTCGATCGACCCGGCCCAGATCCGTGAGTTGGCCACCTGCCGCTGGGTGGCCAACGGCGACACCCTGCTGCTGCTCGGGCCGCCGGGTGTGGGCAAGACCCACCTGGCGGTGGCGCTGGGCCGGGAGGCGGTGCGTCTCGGTCACAGCGTCCAGTACGTCGGTGCCATGGAGCTGATCAGCGCCCTGGCCAAGGCCCAGGCGCAGCACGCCCTGGAGGGCCGGCTGACGCAGTACGCCAAAACCCGGCTGCTGATCATCGATGAGCTGGGCTACCTGCCGCTGGAGCCGAACGCTGCGTACCTGTTCTTCCAGCTGATCTCCCGCTGCTACCAGCGCGGCAGCGTGCTGATCACCTCCAACCGCCCCGTCATGGAATGGGGCGAGGTGTTTGGCGATCAGGTGGTCGCCACAGCGATCCTCGACCGGCTGCTGCACCACAGCCACGTGCTGACGATCCGGGGCGACAGCTACCGGCTCAGGGAGAAGCGGCGCAGCGGCCTGATCCGCCCGCAGGCGGGCGGTTCCTCCTCACCGGACAGCGCTGGCCTACGGCCACCACCGCCCGGTGAGAAGGCCTAA
- a CDS encoding NAD(P)-dependent oxidoreductase → MAPQRRWVLTGASGWFGRTALWEYEQVHGPEALRRDVIACASSSKDIDIGSPHGPVSAVSLETLDGIDGAEGMIHLAFLTRDRIAEVGVESYIAQNRAITALVADCISRHPGIPIITTSSGAAAVFDAAVADLTSNPYAALKHEEEELWRCSGAQRMAAVFRVYGAAGRFIKDPKVFALSDFLSRALAGERIEIHSRRPVIRSYVHVGTMMRLLWAMLESPTEPGLCHVDAVLQTMSLVDLAKEISKLWGLPEPLFHIDPSLPADDYRADSGPFRELLRQYRIAAPALREQLQETAHHMAAP, encoded by the coding sequence ATGGCGCCACAACGACGTTGGGTACTGACGGGCGCCAGCGGCTGGTTCGGCCGCACGGCGCTGTGGGAGTACGAGCAGGTACACGGGCCGGAGGCGCTCCGGCGCGATGTGATCGCCTGTGCCTCATCCTCTAAGGACATCGACATCGGGAGCCCTCATGGTCCTGTGTCAGCGGTGAGCTTGGAGACTCTCGATGGGATCGACGGTGCCGAGGGGATGATTCATCTTGCCTTTCTCACCCGTGATCGCATCGCTGAGGTGGGCGTGGAGAGCTACATCGCGCAGAACCGCGCCATTACAGCCCTGGTGGCCGACTGCATAAGTCGTCATCCCGGTATCCCAATCATTACGACCTCCTCGGGTGCCGCCGCCGTGTTTGACGCCGCCGTCGCGGATCTCACCAGCAATCCCTATGCGGCGCTGAAGCATGAGGAGGAGGAGCTCTGGCGCTGTAGTGGCGCTCAGCGGATGGCAGCGGTGTTCCGGGTGTACGGGGCCGCGGGGCGCTTCATCAAGGATCCAAAAGTGTTCGCACTGAGCGACTTCCTGAGCCGAGCCCTGGCCGGCGAGCGAATCGAGATCCACAGCAGGCGGCCTGTAATCCGCAGCTACGTGCATGTCGGCACGATGATGCGGCTGCTCTGGGCGATGCTGGAGTCACCGACGGAGCCAGGTCTCTGTCATGTGGATGCGGTACTGCAGACCATGTCACTGGTAGATCTGGCGAAGGAAATCAGCAAACTCTGGGGCCTGCCGGAGCCGCTATTCCACATTGATCCCTCGCTTCCTGCCGACGACTACCGAGCCGACAGCGGCCCGTTTCGAGAGCTTCTAAGACAGTACAGGATCGCTGCGCCGGCCCTCCGGGAGCAACTGCAGGAAACCGCGCACCACATGGCGGCACCCTGA
- the istA gene encoding IS21 family transposase: protein MERARQDDKGSAGAPSLEPMVLETAVQTPQDVEAMRRLSAAGWGRRRIAKELGCSPETVRKYLRQGGWQPYGKPCRNTVLDGQREWLRQRFMAHRGNADVVRQELASEKGIEVSLRTVERAVEPWRRELRNAALATVRFETPPGRQLQADFGQCLVSIGGERVRVHLAVLTLGYSRRLLVRAFRSEKQDHWLQALEEGFRHWGGVPQEVLVDNARALVSQHDPERNILVFAERLEEFARYWGFKPRACRPYRARTKGKDERGVAYVKRNAIAGREFSSWAEFEAHLVRWTREVADLRVHGTTGEAPLDRFVRAEAQALQPLEAKPSFLAERELVRIVHSDCCVEVEANWYSAPQALIRQRVSVLVRDQQVLIRHGGRIVAEHRRQRPGSRSRQVIDGHWEGLLPQRQQREAERSLRDGNARRDQEQRPVRSSELARPLAVYAELIGEVAA from the coding sequence GTGGAGCGAGCCAGGCAGGACGACAAGGGCAGCGCAGGGGCGCCATCTCTGGAGCCGATGGTTCTGGAGACAGCTGTGCAGACCCCTCAGGACGTGGAGGCGATGCGACGGCTATCGGCAGCAGGTTGGGGCCGGAGGCGGATTGCTAAAGAACTGGGCTGTTCACCGGAGACGGTGCGCAAGTACCTGCGGCAGGGTGGCTGGCAGCCCTACGGGAAGCCCTGCCGCAACACGGTTCTCGATGGCCAACGGGAGTGGCTGCGGCAGCGGTTTATGGCCCACCGCGGCAATGCCGATGTGGTGCGGCAGGAGCTGGCCAGTGAGAAGGGAATCGAGGTGAGCCTGCGGACAGTGGAGCGTGCCGTGGAGCCGTGGCGGCGGGAGCTGCGCAACGCGGCCCTGGCGACGGTGCGGTTTGAGACCCCGCCGGGCCGGCAACTGCAGGCAGACTTTGGCCAGTGCCTGGTGAGCATTGGCGGCGAGCGGGTGCGGGTGCACCTGGCGGTGCTCACCCTGGGGTACTCGCGCCGGCTGCTGGTGCGGGCATTCCGCAGCGAGAAGCAGGACCACTGGCTCCAGGCCCTGGAGGAGGGTTTCCGCCACTGGGGCGGGGTACCGCAGGAGGTGCTGGTGGATAACGCCCGTGCGCTGGTGAGCCAGCACGATCCCGAGCGCAACATCCTGGTTTTTGCCGAGCGGCTGGAGGAGTTCGCCCGTTACTGGGGGTTCAAGCCCCGTGCCTGTCGGCCGTACCGGGCCAGAACCAAAGGCAAGGACGAGCGTGGGGTGGCGTACGTCAAGAGGAACGCCATCGCTGGGCGGGAGTTCAGCAGCTGGGCGGAGTTTGAGGCCCATCTGGTGCGCTGGACCCGCGAGGTGGCCGACCTGCGGGTGCACGGCACCACCGGCGAGGCGCCGCTGGACCGGTTTGTGCGGGCAGAAGCCCAGGCGTTGCAGCCGCTGGAGGCCAAGCCGTCGTTCCTGGCGGAGCGGGAGCTGGTGCGGATCGTGCACAGCGACTGCTGCGTGGAGGTGGAGGCGAACTGGTACTCGGCGCCGCAGGCGCTGATCCGTCAGCGGGTGAGCGTGCTGGTGCGCGATCAACAGGTACTGATCCGCCACGGCGGCCGGATCGTCGCTGAGCACAGGCGCCAGCGGCCCGGTAGCCGCAGCCGCCAGGTGATCGACGGCCATTGGGAGGGCCTGCTGCCGCAACGGCAGCAGCGCGAGGCGGAGCGATCGCTGCGGGATGGCAACGCAAGACGTGATCAGGAGCAGCGCCCGGTCCGCAGCTCTGAACTGGCCCGGCCTCTGGCGGTTTATGCCGAGCTGATCGGGGAGGTGGCGGCATGA